The proteins below are encoded in one region of Apium graveolens cultivar Ventura chromosome 4, ASM990537v1, whole genome shotgun sequence:
- the LOC141717956 gene encoding iridoid oxidase-like translates to MEGGYSTPVIWLSAALVTILLLKKWMNRTSRSSMLRLPPGPPAWPLVGNIFDLGTMPHQDLYRLRPKYGPVLWLKLGSVNTMVIQSAKAASHLFKNHDLAFSNRTVPHAMTAWSFNQGSLGFAPYGAYWRILRKICTTEFLVNRQLNNSTELRENCVDKLVDWIEEEAIASRDGGGSGEVEPTHLLFLMSFNLVGKLMLSRDLLNVKSKEGHDFFKAVNMVMQRAGKPNVADFFPLLKWIDPQSIRRNMMKDLGTAIDIVASFVTDRVEENLAGREKVKKDFLDMLLEYEGDGKECPKSISEKNITFIIVEMFVAGSETTSVTVEWALAELLRSPQSMRMAKDELEKVIGATRKIKESDIDKLPYLQAVVKETLRLHPAVPLLVPRCSMEDTEYMNYLIPIYTQVFVNAWAIGRDSETWENPMCFNPLRFLGSSINYKGQDYEFLPFGSGRRICVGMDLAHRVVHLSLATLLWSFDWELDISPTLETLDMTERMGITLRKLVPLRAIPKMRKIVLDD, encoded by the exons ATGGAAGGTGGTTATAGTACTCCAGTTATTTGGCTAAGTGCAGCACTTGTTACGATTCTTCTTCTGAAGAAGTGGATGAATCGCACAAGTCGTAGCTCGATGCTAAGGCTACCACCAGGGCCACCAGCTTGGCCACTTGTTGGTAATATATTTGATCTAGGCACCATGCCACATCAAGATCTGTACAGACTCCGACCCAAGTACGGACCTGTTCTGTGGCTAAAGCTTGGTTCCGTCAACACCATGGTTATACAATCTGCCAAAGCTGCATCCCACTTATTCAAGAATCACGATCTCGCATTCTCTAACCGTACAGTTCCTCATGCTATGACAGCTTGGAGCTTCAACCAAGGATCACTAGGCTTTGCCCCCTACGGTGCATACTGGCGGATCCTACGCAAGATCTGCACCACGGAGTTCTTAGTCAACAGACAACTCAACAATTCGACTGAGCTCCGGGAAAACTGCGTAGACAAACTTGTAGACTGGATTGAAGAGGAGGCCATAGCATCACGAGATGGAGGAGGGTCAGGTGAGGTAGAACCGACACACTTGTTGTTTCTCATGTCTTTTAATTTGGTTGGAAAATTAATGTTGTCCAGAGATCTCTTGAACGTAAAATCAAAGGAAGGACACGACTTCTTCAAGGCAGTAAACATGGTAATGCAGCGCGCTGGAAAACCTAATGTGGCAGACTTTTTTCCTCTGTTGAAGTGGATTGATCCACAGAGTATTCGAAGAAATATGATGAAAGACTTGGGAACAGCCATTGATATTGTAGCCAGCTTTGTCACAGACAGAGTTGAGGAGAATTTGGCAGGGAGGGAGAAAGTGAAGAAAGATTTTTTAGATATGCTGTTGGAGTATGAAGGTGATGGCAAAGAGTGCCCAAAGAGTATATCGGAGAAGAATATAACTTTTATCATTGTG GAAATGTTTGTCGCTGGCTCAGAAACTACAAGTGTGACTGTGGAGTGGGCGTTAGCTGAATTGTTACGCAGCCCACAGTCCATGAGAATGGCTAAAGATGAACTTGAGAAAGTTATAGGAGCAACGAGAAAGATCAAAGAAAGCGATATTGACAAACTGCCTTATTTGCAAGCAGTGGTGAAGGAAACTCTGAGATTACATCCGGCAGTTCCTCTACTAGTTCCACGATGTTCCATGGAAGACACCGAGTACATGAATTATTTGATCCCCATTTATACACAGGTTTTTGTGAATGCATGGGCAATTGGAAGGGACTCTGAGACTTGGGAGAATCCCATGTGTTTCAATCCTCTGAGATTTTTAGGCTCAAGTATCAACTACAAAGGGCAGGATTATGAATTTCTCCCTTTCGGTTCAGGTCGTCGTATTTGCGTTGGCATGGATTTGGCTCACCGTGTGGTTCACCTCAGCCTGGCAACCTTGTTGTGGTCATTTGACTGGGAGCTTGACATTTCTCCTACTCTAGAGACTTTGGACATGACAGAGAGGATGGGAATAACACTGAGGAAGCTAGTACCTCTGAGAGCAATACCCAAAATGAGGAAAATTGTATTGGATGACTGA